Within the Chloroflexota bacterium genome, the region GCATCTACGGCACGGCGTTCGAGTCTCAAGAGGCGCTCGACGAACATCTGCATCGCCTGCAAGAGGCGCGCCGCCGCGACCATAGACTGCTCGGCAAGGAGCTCGACCTGTTTTCCATACACGACGAGACGGGCCCCGGCTTAATCATCTGGCATCCAAAGGGCGCGCGCTTGCGCAGCATAGTCGAAGACTACTGGAAGCAGGAACACTACCGCGCGGGCTACGAACTCGTGTACACGCCGCACATCGGGCGCTCGACGCTCTGGGAGACGAGCGGGCATCTGGACTTCTATCAGGAGAACATGTACGCCGCGATGGAAATGGACGGGCAGGACTACTACCTGAAGCCAATGAACTGCCCTTTCCACATCATGTACTACAGCACGGCGATGCGCAGCTACCGCGAATTGCCGATGCGCATAGGCGAACTTGGCTCAGTCTATCGCTACGAACGCGGCGGCGTGCTACACGGGCTGCTGCGAGTGCGCGGCTTGACGCAGGATGACGCGCACATCTTCTGCCGCCCCGATCAGGTCGTCGATGAAGTCAACGGCGTGCTTGACCTTGATTTTGGACTGCTGAGTGCGATGGGATTCAGCGACTTCGAGGTGATGCTGTCCACGCGGCCGGAGAAGTCGGTCGGCGATTCCGATAAGTGGGATTTGGCGACCGATTCGCTGCGGCAAACACTGACCGAGCGCGGCATTCAATTCGAGGTGGACGAAGGCGGCGGCGCATTCTACGGGCCGAAGATCGACATACATATCCGAGACGCGATTGGCAGGCTGTGGCAGTGCACCACGGTGCAGTTCGACTTCAACCTGCCGGAGCGCTTTGGGATGACATACATCGGCGAAGACGGGCAGGAACACCAGCCGTTGATGGTTCACCGCGCGCTGCTCGGCTCGCTGGAGCGTTTCATCGGCATCCTCATCGAGCACTACGGCGGCGCATTCCCCGTGTGGCTCGCTCCGGTACAGGCAGTGGTAATTCCCATCGCCGACCGGCATATCGAATACGCGGATACAGTGCTTGCACAGCTGACAGCCGCCGGAGTACGCGCGCACACAGACGGCAGCAACAACCGCATGGGGGCGAAAATCCGCGATGCGCAGTTGCAGAAGATCCCTTACATGCTAGTCGTCGGCGATCGCGAGGCGGACGCGGACGCGGCTGCGGTAAGGTTGCGCTCTGGCGAAAACCTAGGCGCGCTTCCCGTTTCGGACATCATCGATAGCATCGATGAGGATGTGAAGGCGAAGATTTAACCTTCTGCCGCGAGTGTTGGATCCGAGCCTTTGCAGTCATTGCCACCCGTGGAGGCGTGTACAGCAATTTCAATGGGCATTTGCCATTCGGGAATGGATGCTGCTCAACTCACCCAACCCTAACCTTCTCTGTCAAGATGGAAGTAAGCGATCGGGGCAGGATTGCATTAGGGGCTATTGCCTAGATATAGACCATATGCTATATTCTTTGGAAAACTTAGACGATTAGACCATATTATAGATGGAGAGGTGAGCAGCATCCCCCCGAGAGAGTATCGAGTCAATCATCGAATCCGTGTACCGGAAGTTCGGCTTGTGGACGACCGCGGCGAGCAGTTGGGTGTAATGCCCACGCGCCAGGCAATGGAAATCGCCGACGATAGAGGCTTAGACCTTGTTGAGGTCGCGCCTACGGCAAGACCACCCGTGTGTCGCATTATGGATTACGGCAAGTTCAAGTACGACAACACCCGCAAGGAACGTGAAGCACGCAAGGCGCGCAAAGCCAAGGCGATGCAAGAACAGCGGGAAGTCCGCATGAAGACTCGCATCGGAAAGCACGATCTGGACGCAAAGACACGGCTTGCCAAGCGTCTGCTGAACGGCGGCGCGAAGGTCAAGGTGTCGGTAACATTCAGGGGACGCGAGATGGCGCATCCGGAACTCGGCATGAACCTGCTCCGCACTGTCGCCAACGACTTAGTGGACGAGGCGCTGCTTGAGCGCCCGCCCGCGTTCGAGGGCCGCTTTCTGACGATGACGCTCGTGCCTAATCCGAATCGGGAGAAAGCCTCAGCCTCGCAGGAGAAGGAAGAAGTTGCCCAAACTTAAGACACACAAAGGCGCGAAGGCGCGATTCCGCGTAACATCCACCGGCAAGCTGGTGCGGATGAAGGGACATCGCAGCCACCTGCGCCGCAAGAAGTCCAATAAGGTCAAGCGGCAGTTCAATGGCAAGATCGATGTCAGCCCGGCGGATACGCCGCGCATGAAGAAGTTGCTGCCCTACGGCATCGCCTAAACGCGCTCTCGTCGTAGGCGACACCGGCGAAAAAGTGGCATTCCGCCATCAAATCAGGATATAATTAACGAACCAGGCGTACTGCATTAGTCGCCTGGTTCGTATGTTCAAAGGAGCCAAGCACCCGTGACCAGAATAAAGCGCGGCACAAACAAGCGCCGCCGACACAAGAAACTACTCAAGGCTACAAAAGGGCATCAGGGCGTGCGCCACACTCTGTACCGCCGTGCGCACGAGTCTATCATCCACGCGATGGCGTATTCCTACGCGCACCGCAAGGAGAAGAAGGGTGATATGCGCCGGCTGTGGAACATCCGCATCAACGCCGCCGCGCGCGCCAACGGCACGACCTACAGCCGCCTGATTCACGGGCTAAAGCTGGCAGGAATCGAGATAAACCGCAAAATGCTCGCGGACATCGCCATTCGCGACCCTGAGGCGTTCGCCAAGATTGCGGAGCAAGCGAAGGCACAACTGGAACCGGCGGCATAGGTTTTCGCCGCCCATTGCTCGGGATGTTCGCGCATCCCCGCCACACATCCAACACTTCGCTTCCAGGGTAGAGCGTGGATGCTATCTAGCAGTCTGCGCTTATCCTCCTACTAGGCGCACATCGTGCACCACTTCTTCCGGCGCGAGCGGAAGCGTGAACGCGGAGCGCATTATGCCATCTCCGTCGATGACATATATCGGCGCCGAATGGATTACTCGCCTGCTTGCGCGTTCCAGGCCGCTCGTTCCGCCACCTTGCGAGCGGCTGTGCGTCGCCTCGCCGCCGTCTTCTCTGTTGCCCGGACCGTGCTGATACGGGTCGATGAAGTATGCATGCCACACTTCGGTCAGGTCCTCTTCGTTGCCAACTAGGTAGGTCCAACGATCCTGCATTCCCCATCGCTCCGAGTAGGCATGCGCCGACTCTACGGTGTCGTTGATGGGGTCAACGCTGACGATGACGATAGCAGTGTCCGGCTCACCATCGTCTAGTATGCCGGAAATATCGCGCAAGTGATTCGCCACTATCGGGCAGACATCAGGGCATTCCGTGTACAGGAATGTGAGAAGGGTAACGCGGTCGTCAAAGTCCGTGCGCAGTGAGCGGGGCTTGCCGAACTGGTCGGTCAGTGTGAAGTCGGGTGCCGGTCGTTCGCCGGTGAAGGGTGTTCCCTTGAACTCGTCGAAGTCCGGTGCGCTGGCGGAGCAGCCGACAGCAAGAAAGGCAAACAGTGATGCTATCAAGAAGATTACAACCGACGGCAGGCATCTGTTACGGTTGCCCGGTGAAGGTATCCCTATTGCTCGCATTCGGGTTCGTGAAGTGAATGAGGCGATACTGGCAGAGCACAGAATGTATCTTGGCCTACCCTTCTTTTTCGACCGCGTTTTGCGCCAGGAATGCCCCGACCGGAACCAGAACAACGAGCGCCATGCCCAGTATGATAACGCCAAGCTCGCTGTGCATCGCGTGATGGAGATATAGGAAAACCTGTCCGAGTGCAAACGCAAAGCCGCCGACTACCGCCAGCGAGAGTATCGGAATAAACACTGCCAAAAGGAATCTCTGCATCATCTGTAACTGTCCTCCAAGGCGGGTCCGTCTGCCCAGCCATCATCTTTCTTGCCGTATTGCTCTTCGGAATCGAGCTTTCGGATTTCCTCTTCCTGGTTGAACCACTTGAAGAATATGATAATCATCAGCGTCAGGAAGTAAATGCCGCTGCCGACCTTCATTATTATCCCGCCGATCTGCTGGTCCAGCAGCGGAGACAATGCCCATATCCGTGGCGCTTGCACGTAGAAGTCGTATATCGGCTCCTCCGCGAATGTGATGATGGCGAAGACGATTATCTGCGCTATCGACAGAATGAATATGTAGCCCATCTGGAACGGGTAATCCAGGCGCGGCAGCTCAGGCAGATTGCTAGTCAGTGGCCACCACATCAGGATCGCCGTGCCGACCATCAGAATGTGCTCCAGCGCGTGGACTGCTTCGCTTATCAGCGACGCCTCGTACAGAGCGGGTATGTGCCATATCGAAAATACCACATTGAACGCCGCGAACGCCGTAACGGGATGCGTCAGCACGCGCGCGATACGGAACGACCAGTTCGGGCGCAACAGCGGGCGCAGCAGCCAGTCCGGCGTGCCTAGCACCAGCAGCGGCGGCGCTATCAGCGTCAGCAGCACATGCTGCGACATGTGCATGCTGAACAGAAATTGCTCGCTCAGGATGTGCAACGGCGACGCCAGGGCGAAGAATATGACCACGATACCGGCGCAGAATGTAGCTATCTGACGCGGTTCAGCGTAGTCTGCGAGCTTGTAGCGCTCGCGCAGCGGTCCCACACCGTAGAGGTACGCGCCGAGCAGAAGCGCAAGACCGAGCATGGCGTCCCAGTGCGCCTCCCATTGCAGCCAAAGCGAACCCGCAATCTCGTTCAAGCTTCATTCCTCGCGCTCAGGTGTATCTAAACGCCGCCTGTGAAGAAGGCGAACAGCGCCATCAGCGCGAACACTACTCCGGCGGCGACTATCAGCCCAGCCACGAACATCAGCGAGAATATCGGCACATCCCTGCCGAATATGCTGATGCCCACCTTGTCGTATCGCAGGTGCATGTAGAACATCGCCACCAGCAGGAACTTCGCGGCGGACAAAAATCCCATGACGGGTATGATGCCGTAGCTCAGCCATTCCAGATAAAACAGGCCGAACTCAAGCGCCGTAAGCACCGACAGCGTTATGGCTACCTTGAAGTATGTTAGAGGTGTGGGATGGCCCGTATGGACCTCCGCCTCGGCACGCTCTTCTGCGACTTGATGTTCTTGGCTCATTCGTTTCCTCTGGGTTTATTCAAAAATCCCTTGCGCGGCAACGCGTTTGTGTGGCGGCTAGAATCCTGGGAATACTCCGAACAGGTACACGACTGTGAAAATGACAATCCACACGATGTCAACGAAGTGCCAATATAGCGCCGCAAGGTCAAGGTCGAGGTTTCTTTCGGGCGTTACCATGCCCTTCTTGAACGACAGGAAGAACAGAGACAGCAGCCAGACAATACCCAGCGTTACGTGAGCGCCGTGGAAGCCTGTCAGCGTGTAGAAGGTCGTTCCAAACAGATTTGTTCGCGGGGTCAGCCCGACGACCTCTTCGACTACGCCGTTGTGCTCGTCTTCAGTGCCACACTTCTCGGCGAGACCCTGCTTGAGCGGCGTCAGTTCTTTGACGCCCACATCTGCGCAATAGACTTTGTGCTCATAGTTGGCAAATGTGGTGAACTCGTACACCTGAAAACCGACGAATGTCGCGCCAAGTATGCAGGTGGACGCTAGCCAGATGCGGAACGCCTTCATGCTGTTGCGCGTCAGCGCCGCGTACGCCAGCACCATGCTCATACTGCTCATAAGCAGGACGAAGGTGCTGACCGTGGTAACCGGGATGCTGAACACATCCTCGGGAAGGGGCCCCGTAATACTGCGGTTTTTGTACACCAGATAGGTGGCGATAAGCGTGCCGAAGAACATGCAGTCCGACCCCAGGA harbors:
- a CDS encoding threonine--tRNA ligase, which codes for MILKQDSDIAELRGRIRHSAAHIMADAVTQLYPDIKLAIGPPTDDGFYYDFLAPEPFRDEDLKRIERRMRGVIARDLPFEYREYPRDEALQLHSEEPLKLEVINEIPEDEAISTYRHGKFEDLCAGPHVESTSKIPAFKLLSVAGAYWRGDENRPMLQRIYGTAFESQEALDEHLHRLQEARRRDHRLLGKELDLFSIHDETGPGLIIWHPKGARLRSIVEDYWKQEHYRAGYELVYTPHIGRSTLWETSGHLDFYQENMYAAMEMDGQDYYLKPMNCPFHIMYYSTAMRSYRELPMRIGELGSVYRYERGGVLHGLLRVRGLTQDDAHIFCRPDQVVDEVNGVLDLDFGLLSAMGFSDFEVMLSTRPEKSVGDSDKWDLATDSLRQTLTERGIQFEVDEGGGAFYGPKIDIHIRDAIGRLWQCTTVQFDFNLPERFGMTYIGEDGQEHQPLMVHRALLGSLERFIGILIEHYGGAFPVWLAPVQAVVIPIADRHIEYADTVLAQLTAAGVRAHTDGSNNRMGAKIRDAQLQKIPYMLVVGDREADADAAAVRLRSGENLGALPVSDIIDSIDEDVKAKI
- a CDS encoding cytochrome C oxidase subunit IV family protein; the encoded protein is MSQEHQVAEERAEAEVHTGHPTPLTYFKVAITLSVLTALEFGLFYLEWLSYGIIPVMGFLSAAKFLLVAMFYMHLRYDKVGISIFGRDVPIFSLMFVAGLIVAAGVVFALMALFAFFTGGV
- a CDS encoding SCO family protein produces the protein MRAIGIPSPGNRNRCLPSVVIFLIASLFAFLAVGCSASAPDFDEFKGTPFTGERPAPDFTLTDQFGKPRSLRTDFDDRVTLLTFLYTECPDVCPIVANHLRDISGILDDGEPDTAIVIVSVDPINDTVESAHAYSERWGMQDRWTYLVGNEEDLTEVWHAYFIDPYQHGPGNREDGGEATHSRSQGGGTSGLERASRRVIHSAPIYVIDGDGIMRSAFTLPLAPEEVVHDVRLVGG
- the rpmI gene encoding 50S ribosomal protein L35 is translated as MPKLKTHKGAKARFRVTSTGKLVRMKGHRSHLRRKKSNKVKRQFNGKIDVSPADTPRMKKLLPYGIA
- the rplT gene encoding 50S ribosomal protein L20 translates to MTRIKRGTNKRRRHKKLLKATKGHQGVRHTLYRRAHESIIHAMAYSYAHRKEKKGDMRRLWNIRINAAARANGTTYSRLIHGLKLAGIEINRKMLADIAIRDPEAFAKIAEQAKAQLEPAA
- a CDS encoding cytochrome c oxidase assembly protein, with the translated sequence MNEIAGSLWLQWEAHWDAMLGLALLLGAYLYGVGPLRERYKLADYAEPRQIATFCAGIVVIFFALASPLHILSEQFLFSMHMSQHVLLTLIAPPLLVLGTPDWLLRPLLRPNWSFRIARVLTHPVTAFAAFNVVFSIWHIPALYEASLISEAVHALEHILMVGTAILMWWPLTSNLPELPRLDYPFQMGYIFILSIAQIIVFAIITFAEEPIYDFYVQAPRIWALSPLLDQQIGGIIMKVGSGIYFLTLMIIIFFKWFNQEEEIRKLDSEEQYGKKDDGWADGPALEDSYR
- a CDS encoding translation initiation factor IF-3, whose translation is MPRYRPYAIFFGKLRRLDHIIDGEVSSIPPREYRVNHRIRVPEVRLVDDRGEQLGVMPTRQAMEIADDRGLDLVEVAPTARPPVCRIMDYGKFKYDNTRKEREARKARKAKAMQEQREVRMKTRIGKHDLDAKTRLAKRLLNGGAKVKVSVTFRGREMAHPELGMNLLRTVANDLVDEALLERPPAFEGRFLTMTLVPNPNREKASASQEKEEVAQT